In the genome of Flaviflexus ciconiae, one region contains:
- a CDS encoding MFS transporter, which translates to MAEKSRGNLGVLAAPRVAPRLPEEEQAPLYKRLRAQAFLGIFLGYAGYYLIRNNVSIVSAVLEEHDVLDALGLGIVANAVLFSYGLSKFFMAMLSDRANARYFLPLGLALSAIVNLLLAFVPILTASVGIFATMMFINGWFQGMGWPPSGRVLVHWFSTNERGWMTSIWNCAHNVGGAGVGILSAWALSEFASTEADWTPAFWVPAIVALVVAVIAFILVRDRPEAVGLPPIEEWREDPAKVDETAEELEMPWKDKLFKHVLTNRVIVLLALTNVFVYTLRYGVLNWIPIYLTNQIHAANITDGIIGFAIYELAGIVGTLLCGWMSDKVFKGWRSGAGLVFILGVGIALVFYWQIPASAPLWIFYVLIAIIGGLIYGPVMLIGLMAIDMSPTNIAGTAAGFTGMFGYLLGASLASTGVGLLVKHFGWDVTFACLVGIVLLALVFMWVLGRDERKMMIEREEKLRDMEEDTK; encoded by the coding sequence ATGGCTGAAAAATCTAGAGGAAACTTGGGTGTGCTAGCGGCCCCGCGCGTCGCACCGCGTCTCCCGGAAGAAGAGCAAGCGCCTCTCTACAAGCGCCTCCGAGCGCAAGCATTCCTGGGAATTTTCCTAGGCTACGCAGGCTACTATCTGATTCGAAACAACGTATCGATTGTTTCTGCAGTACTTGAAGAACACGACGTGCTTGACGCACTGGGATTGGGCATTGTTGCGAATGCTGTTCTCTTCTCCTACGGTCTCTCCAAGTTCTTCATGGCGATGCTGTCCGACCGTGCGAACGCTCGCTACTTCCTCCCGCTCGGACTCGCATTGTCCGCGATCGTTAACCTGCTCCTTGCCTTCGTTCCGATTCTGACGGCGTCGGTCGGCATCTTTGCCACCATGATGTTCATCAACGGTTGGTTCCAAGGAATGGGTTGGCCGCCTTCAGGGCGTGTGCTCGTGCACTGGTTCTCGACCAATGAACGTGGCTGGATGACCTCGATTTGGAATTGTGCCCACAACGTTGGCGGCGCCGGCGTCGGTATTCTGTCAGCTTGGGCCCTGTCTGAATTTGCGAGCACTGAAGCTGACTGGACTCCGGCGTTCTGGGTTCCTGCAATTGTCGCTCTCGTTGTCGCAGTCATTGCCTTTATTCTTGTTCGTGACAGGCCGGAGGCCGTCGGTCTTCCCCCGATTGAAGAATGGCGAGAAGACCCGGCGAAGGTTGACGAGACCGCCGAAGAGCTGGAAATGCCGTGGAAGGATAAGCTGTTTAAGCATGTCCTCACCAACCGAGTGATCGTACTGCTGGCACTGACCAACGTGTTTGTTTACACCCTCCGTTACGGTGTCTTGAACTGGATTCCGATCTACTTGACGAATCAAATCCACGCCGCAAACATTACGGATGGCATCATCGGCTTCGCTATCTACGAGCTTGCTGGAATTGTCGGCACCCTGCTGTGCGGCTGGATGTCTGACAAGGTGTTCAAGGGATGGCGTTCCGGTGCGGGACTAGTCTTCATCCTGGGAGTTGGAATCGCGCTAGTTTTCTACTGGCAGATTCCTGCCTCAGCTCCGCTGTGGATCTTCTACGTTCTGATTGCAATCATTGGTGGCCTGATTTACGGCCCAGTCATGCTCATTGGCCTGATGGCAATTGACATGTCTCCGACAAATATTGCTGGAACAGCAGCTGGTTTCACCGGAATGTTTGGATACCTGCTCGGAGCTTCGCTCGCCTCCACAGGTGTTGGCCTGCTGGTCAAGCACTTTGGCTGGGACGTAACTTTCGCCTGCCTGGTAGGAATTGTTCTTCTGGCTCTCGTCTTTATGTGGGTGCTGGGACGAGATGAGCGGAAGATGATGATCGAGCGGGAAGAGAAACTCCGCGACATGGAGGAAGACACCAAGTAG
- a CDS encoding extracellular solute-binding protein, with amino-acid sequence MTCIRQHQMLADTLTIMLVRSRWWRAKLPEIATLVILSTVALGLIVVPRIGASELVVLCSNNVSACEAVSAAYEEQSGQQVTVVRMPTSQALTRVRVPKESGEFDVWMGGPADAYAIAAREDHLASIELDAQSVPDRLQDPEGRWYGIYGGILAFCVANSIEPPTTWAELNSDSSYRIVLPNPVSSGTAATILSVQVQRLGGESAMVDYMKSLDEAVLSYTDSGTVPAHLVASGRADIGVSFAPYCETEKLLGADISAIYPSDGTGFEVGAIAVLEESRRQDAAIQFLNYVVSDEGQQIGAQVENQLPVSESLEPNLIGQLEELETAIYGWNIQEIGASRAGLINLWLNEVRNGAY; translated from the coding sequence ATGACGTGTATCCGCCAGCACCAGATGCTGGCGGATACACTGACAATTATGCTCGTACGGTCTCGCTGGTGGCGGGCAAAGCTGCCTGAAATTGCCACACTCGTTATCCTCTCCACCGTCGCGCTCGGATTGATCGTTGTGCCCCGGATTGGTGCTTCCGAACTTGTGGTTCTGTGCTCGAACAATGTCTCAGCTTGTGAGGCCGTCAGTGCAGCTTATGAAGAGCAGAGTGGGCAACAGGTCACCGTCGTTCGTATGCCCACATCTCAAGCCTTGACTCGAGTGCGCGTTCCCAAGGAATCTGGAGAGTTCGATGTTTGGATGGGTGGACCGGCAGATGCGTATGCCATTGCTGCCCGTGAGGATCATCTTGCAAGTATTGAACTTGATGCTCAATCGGTACCGGACAGATTGCAGGACCCAGAAGGGCGATGGTACGGAATCTACGGAGGTATTCTTGCTTTTTGCGTTGCCAACTCGATTGAGCCACCAACCACCTGGGCGGAACTCAACAGCGACTCTTCTTACCGAATTGTACTCCCCAACCCGGTGAGTTCTGGAACTGCCGCCACGATCCTCTCTGTCCAGGTACAACGGCTGGGAGGTGAGAGTGCGATGGTGGACTATATGAAAAGCCTCGATGAAGCGGTGCTCTCATACACGGATTCGGGAACGGTCCCCGCCCATCTCGTAGCATCGGGTCGAGCCGATATTGGCGTTTCCTTCGCCCCTTACTGTGAAACTGAGAAGCTCCTTGGAGCGGACATTTCTGCAATCTATCCTTCCGACGGTACGGGTTTCGAAGTTGGGGCAATTGCAGTCTTGGAGGAAAGTAGGAGACAGGACGCCGCAATCCAATTTCTTAACTACGTAGTCTCGGATGAAGGGCAGCAAATTGGCGCCCAGGTTGAGAATCAGCTACCGGTAAGTGAGTCGCTCGAACCGAACTTGATCGGGCAGTTGGAGGAACTGGAGACCGCAATTTATGGCTGGAATATTCAGGAAATTGGAGCAAGCCGAGCCGGCCTGATTAATCTTTGGTTGAACGAGGTTCGCAACGGTGCGTACTAG
- a CDS encoding ABC transporter permease family protein, whose protein sequence is MVASLFAASDPSVTLVYGGTRSYLASHIYRGLNAGMQPGAAIGATLALLLPAVFLAIYLTRTIMSSWSAGGLLAFGQADVSTYFGRQRLYQFMSFALLALIGLVLVVIIAGALGVNIGEVLNASTVQTTLVTVIAIVVGASLVGLWTARLSKRGSSSAFVVSFVLILSFLVSQTVMGMVLSSLLRNAVIIGQTPVLPSLVGGGAFAGGYIAVGIAYLSIATPIAHLTMSGILRSTTDLYGAALDNGADRFRAVFTVLPAVAPRLVVMMAILSGIILTRLSPILFVQPPGYAAPSTNLLTMASAGWDEHVFALGVVSAIIPVLAFAYAATHEFRGKGRKNA, encoded by the coding sequence ATGGTTGCATCGCTCTTTGCGGCATCGGATCCTTCGGTAACCCTGGTTTATGGTGGAACTCGGAGCTATCTCGCATCTCATATTTATCGGGGACTGAATGCAGGGATGCAGCCTGGTGCCGCTATCGGTGCGACTCTCGCACTTCTATTGCCTGCCGTTTTTCTGGCAATTTACCTCACCAGGACGATCATGTCCTCATGGTCTGCCGGTGGCCTGCTCGCATTCGGTCAAGCTGATGTCAGTACTTACTTTGGGAGGCAGAGGTTATACCAATTCATGAGTTTTGCTCTGCTGGCTCTGATTGGACTTGTCCTGGTGGTGATTATTGCAGGGGCACTTGGCGTAAATATTGGGGAAGTTCTCAACGCCAGTACGGTACAGACAACACTGGTGACGGTTATCGCCATAGTTGTCGGTGCTTCTTTGGTTGGGCTGTGGACAGCGCGACTCTCGAAGCGGGGATCAAGCTCGGCGTTCGTCGTTTCCTTTGTCCTGATCCTGAGCTTTCTTGTTTCTCAAACTGTCATGGGCATGGTTCTCTCTTCCCTGCTTCGCAATGCCGTCATCATCGGGCAAACTCCTGTGCTTCCGTCACTCGTTGGTGGTGGAGCATTCGCGGGAGGATACATTGCGGTCGGAATTGCCTATCTTTCCATCGCAACCCCAATAGCACACCTGACAATGAGTGGGATCTTGCGGAGCACCACAGATCTTTACGGTGCTGCACTCGATAACGGGGCCGACCGGTTTCGTGCCGTATTTACAGTACTTCCCGCTGTGGCGCCCCGTCTGGTTGTCATGATGGCGATCCTGTCAGGGATTATTTTGACGAGGCTTTCACCGATCCTGTTTGTGCAACCTCCCGGCTATGCCGCCCCGTCCACGAATCTTCTGACAATGGCATCGGCAGGGTGGGATGAGCATGTTTTTGCTCTTGGGGTCGTATCAGCGATTATCCCGGTGCTAGCTTTTGCCTACGCTGCAACTCATGAATTTCGAGGAAAGGGACGTAAGAACGCGTGA
- a CDS encoding ABC transporter ATP-binding protein, with amino-acid sequence MTELEWQNHREHGNTETGLVVQNLRVSFDKPVIRGVNLRVDEGEILSLVGPSGSGKTTLLRTIAGLHAHAGGRILINGRDISDEQPQHRKTGSVFQTPALFPDLTVRENIAFGLDDAMMSDSRRDDLVEIGMTMMNIAQLADLRPDVLSGGQGQRVSFARTIVRRPRVLLLDEPVAHVEVALKHAIHKDITTQVRRMGMSAIYVTHDISEACALGDRIAIMNNGQIVQEGTPRWVYQHPNSAFVAELMGVVNGFAARAINRTGDLAHVRLGKATLSLPCQDSVVNGPVTVFVPPESVDLSDAPQREGFMLGQVIEAGFARTHMVYDIETDFGTLVAHDSTQKAPRQIGERVWFRVRDGWVIPPED; translated from the coding sequence GTGACCGAACTGGAATGGCAGAATCACCGTGAGCACGGCAATACCGAAACGGGACTGGTGGTGCAAAACCTGAGGGTCTCCTTTGACAAGCCAGTAATTCGGGGCGTCAACCTTCGCGTTGATGAAGGCGAAATACTGAGTCTGGTGGGCCCTTCGGGATCGGGAAAAACAACTCTGTTACGAACCATTGCTGGCCTACATGCTCATGCAGGTGGGAGGATCTTGATCAACGGACGCGATATCAGTGACGAACAACCACAGCATCGCAAAACCGGCTCAGTGTTTCAAACGCCGGCACTGTTTCCCGACTTAACAGTCCGAGAAAATATCGCTTTCGGATTAGATGACGCGATGATGAGTGACAGCCGCCGTGATGATCTGGTCGAGATTGGCATGACCATGATGAATATCGCGCAGCTTGCTGATTTACGACCGGATGTCCTCTCCGGAGGGCAGGGTCAGCGAGTTTCGTTTGCTCGCACTATTGTCCGTAGGCCGCGCGTACTTTTACTTGATGAGCCTGTCGCTCATGTGGAGGTGGCCCTAAAACACGCAATTCACAAGGACATCACCACTCAAGTGCGCAGGATGGGGATGAGCGCAATCTACGTCACCCATGACATTAGCGAGGCCTGTGCGCTGGGTGATCGGATCGCGATCATGAACAACGGTCAGATTGTTCAAGAAGGCACACCGCGGTGGGTGTACCAGCATCCAAACAGTGCTTTCGTTGCGGAGCTCATGGGAGTGGTCAACGGGTTTGCTGCGAGGGCGATCAATAGGACAGGCGATCTAGCGCATGTGAGACTTGGCAAGGCGACATTGTCATTGCCGTGCCAAGACAGCGTGGTAAATGGTCCTGTCACGGTGTTTGTTCCTCCCGAATCTGTGGACCTTTCCGATGCTCCCCAGAGGGAGGGATTCATGCTTGGACAAGTTATCGAAGCAGGATTCGCCCGAACCCATATGGTTTACGACATTGAGACCGATTTCGGGACGCTTGTCGCCCACGACTCCACGCAAAAGGCTCCACGCCAGATTGGAGAACGAGTCTGGTTTCGGGTCCGTGACGGCTGGGTTATTCCACCTGAAGACTAG
- a CDS encoding metallopeptidase family protein, translating to MVEISEEEFEEAVGDALDLVPPELMNAVDNVVFLIEEEPTEEQMVGTELVDGQPGLLGLHEGTALTDRDDGWSGALPDTIFIFRGTMSRLCESREELTEEIAVTVTYEIAHRFGIDDDRLHDLGWA from the coding sequence GTGGTAGAGATTTCTGAAGAAGAGTTCGAGGAAGCCGTCGGTGACGCTCTCGACCTGGTACCGCCTGAGCTAATGAATGCGGTCGACAACGTCGTGTTCCTCATTGAGGAGGAACCGACCGAGGAGCAGATGGTCGGCACCGAGCTGGTTGATGGTCAGCCGGGCCTACTGGGACTCCACGAGGGGACGGCACTGACCGATCGAGACGATGGCTGGTCTGGAGCCCTGCCCGATACGATCTTCATTTTCCGTGGCACCATGTCGAGGCTGTGCGAGAGCAGAGAAGAATTGACCGAGGAAATTGCCGTCACAGTTACTTACGAAATTGCTCATCGCTTCGGGATCGATGATGATCGTCTCCACGATCTTGGATGGGCATAG
- a CDS encoding alpha/beta hydrolase, which yields MGLRHIIANGQPRSTILLLHGYAEHSGRYSHVIERFAAAGFDVFSYDQQGHGKSEGKRARVDVADLIADHRVARMMVGERKRTENLMLFGHSMGGLVTAASALIDPSGVDAVVLSGPAFRQFPETAHVVSRMGYRLARLLPGVPTVKLDAGLVSRDPLAVRKYERDPLNYHGRVPLLTGASMAVQGRRVLDHARLWDNKLPLLVMHGEDDGLANVDGSREFVASARLAGAPARLVTIPGAYHELLQELERDDLQDQMVEWMIDQLAESGPA from the coding sequence ATGGGACTACGCCACATCATCGCTAACGGCCAGCCCCGGAGCACGATCCTGCTCCTGCATGGCTACGCCGAACACTCCGGTCGCTACTCGCACGTCATCGAGCGTTTCGCTGCGGCTGGATTCGATGTGTTCTCGTACGACCAGCAAGGGCACGGTAAATCCGAAGGGAAGCGGGCCAGGGTTGATGTAGCAGACCTGATCGCCGATCACCGGGTAGCGAGGATGATGGTGGGGGAGCGAAAGCGTACAGAGAATCTCATGCTCTTCGGTCACTCCATGGGAGGCCTGGTAACCGCGGCCTCCGCACTGATTGATCCTAGTGGGGTGGATGCTGTTGTGCTCTCGGGACCGGCCTTCCGCCAATTCCCGGAGACCGCACACGTGGTCTCCCGCATGGGCTATCGCCTCGCCAGGCTCCTGCCGGGTGTGCCGACGGTGAAGCTCGATGCTGGGCTGGTCAGCCGCGATCCGCTCGCTGTACGCAAATACGAGCGTGATCCGCTGAACTACCACGGCAGGGTACCCCTGCTGACAGGGGCTTCCATGGCGGTCCAGGGCCGCAGGGTTTTGGATCATGCTCGCCTTTGGGATAACAAGCTGCCTCTCCTTGTCATGCACGGGGAGGATGACGGGCTGGCAAACGTTGATGGTTCGAGGGAGTTTGTGGCCTCTGCCAGACTGGCGGGAGCACCAGCCCGGCTCGTGACAATCCCGGGTGCCTACCATGAGCTTCTGCAGGAGCTCGAGCGTGATGACCTGCAGGATCAGATGGTGGAGTGGATGATCGACCAGCTTGCTGAAAGCGGCCCTGCCTAG
- a CDS encoding recombinase family protein, with the protein MRYIYRRFLEDATNADIIRECEALGYEAYWGGRFTNATLKLILRQERYTGNTLL; encoded by the coding sequence GTGCGGTACATCTACCGCCGCTTCCTCGAAGACGCCACTAACGCTGACATCATCCGCGAATGCGAAGCCCTCGGCTATGAAGCCTACTGGGGCGGTCGTTTTACCAATGCAACGTTGAAGTTGATTCTGCGCCAGGAACGCTACACCGGCAATACGCTTCTTTGA
- a CDS encoding IS256 family transposase, which yields MTAPHIVDPEGLLSQALTEASPELMRDLLQTMINALLSADADNVCGAEYGAPSADRLAQRNGYRTRPLDTRVGTLDVKIPKLRQGTYFPDWLLERRKRAESALITVVADCYLADVSTRRMDKLVKTLGIHSLSKSQVSRMASDLDEQVAQFRHRPLDEAGPFTFVAADALTMKVREGGRVFNAVVMIATGVNADGRREVLGLQVATSETGPAWNTFFADLVARGLSGVLLVTSDAHRGLIEAIAANLPGASWQRCRTHYAANLMTVTPKNLWPAVKAMLHSVYDQPDQDAVNAQFERLLDYVDAKLPDVHDHLDTARVDILAFAKFPKDVWQQIWSNNPNERLNQEIRRRTDSVGIFPNREAIIRLVGAVLAEQTDEWAEGRRYLGFDVLTRSRLSLVPDTDKTITTDSLPALSA from the coding sequence ATGACCGCTCCTCACATTGTCGACCCTGAAGGCCTGCTCAGCCAAGCCCTGACCGAGGCATCTCCTGAACTGATGCGTGACCTCCTACAGACCATGATAAACGCGCTCCTGTCAGCTGATGCGGATAACGTCTGCGGAGCCGAATACGGTGCTCCCTCAGCTGACCGTCTCGCCCAGCGCAACGGCTACCGCACCCGCCCCTTAGATACCCGGGTCGGGACTTTGGATGTGAAGATCCCCAAGCTCCGGCAGGGCACCTACTTCCCGGACTGGCTCTTAGAACGCCGTAAACGTGCTGAGTCAGCCCTGATCACCGTGGTCGCGGACTGCTACCTCGCCGACGTCTCGACCCGGCGGATGGACAAGCTCGTCAAAACCCTCGGTATTCACTCCCTGTCTAAATCACAGGTCTCACGGATGGCTAGTGACCTGGATGAACAAGTCGCCCAGTTCCGCCACCGGCCCCTCGATGAGGCAGGCCCTTTCACGTTTGTGGCGGCTGATGCGCTGACCATGAAAGTCCGTGAGGGCGGACGCGTCTTCAATGCCGTGGTCATGATCGCCACCGGTGTCAACGCTGATGGTCGCCGTGAAGTACTCGGCCTTCAGGTCGCAACCTCAGAGACCGGGCCAGCATGGAACACGTTCTTCGCTGACCTGGTGGCACGCGGCCTGTCCGGGGTCCTTTTGGTGACTTCGGATGCTCACCGGGGACTGATCGAAGCAATAGCCGCGAACCTGCCTGGTGCTTCCTGGCAGCGGTGCCGGACCCACTACGCGGCGAACCTGATGACAGTCACACCGAAGAACCTATGGCCGGCCGTGAAAGCCATGCTGCACTCCGTCTATGACCAGCCCGACCAGGACGCGGTCAACGCCCAGTTCGAGCGGCTGCTGGACTATGTTGATGCCAAGCTCCCCGACGTCCATGATCACCTGGACACCGCTCGCGTAGACATTCTGGCTTTCGCTAAGTTCCCTAAAGATGTGTGGCAACAGATCTGGTCGAACAACCCCAACGAACGACTCAACCAGGAGATCCGGCGGCGTACCGATAGCGTGGGGATCTTCCCCAACCGGGAGGCGATCATCCGGCTCGTGGGCGCTGTCCTTGCTGAGCAGACCGATGAATGGGCAGAAGGACGGCGCTACCTCGGATTCGATGTCCTCACCCGGTCCAGACTCTCCCTAGTCCCCGACACGGACAAAACGATCACCACCGATTCCCTGCCCGCTCTCAGCGCCTAA
- a CDS encoding carbohydrate kinase family protein — protein sequence MNAQAPRVRTLGLHIADVLGRYVDKIPDGQGLTLLDEIKLTVAGTAAAPAVNLARLGVPIATSGVVGDDALGQFVRSTMEGEGVDVTNLRVDASAPTSASMLNIRRDGSRPALHVVGANGKISPEDLTDDILEGIEILHLGGVGLMPGIDGPATVDFLRRAKEKGIIVTLDLLPTGSASDHEALDDCLPYVDYILPSDDDSLLLSGADNYADAARWFLDRGVKTAIITLGAEGVSISTKGDIDRRYPTTKVDVVDTTGCGDAFASGLILGLLDGEPVEEAARLGMACGSLVAQGLGSDAVLESYEQAKAFADTLPRV from the coding sequence TTGAACGCCCAAGCACCCCGCGTCCGGACACTCGGACTCCACATCGCCGATGTTCTCGGACGGTACGTCGACAAGATTCCCGATGGCCAGGGACTGACCCTGCTTGATGAGATCAAGCTGACCGTGGCAGGCACCGCTGCTGCACCCGCAGTCAACCTTGCTCGCCTCGGAGTTCCCATCGCAACGTCCGGTGTTGTTGGCGACGATGCTCTGGGCCAGTTTGTTCGGTCCACGATGGAAGGGGAGGGCGTTGACGTCACGAACCTCCGCGTAGATGCATCAGCTCCGACCTCTGCCTCGATGCTCAACATCCGCCGCGACGGTAGCCGTCCCGCACTCCACGTTGTTGGTGCTAACGGCAAGATCTCCCCGGAAGACCTGACCGATGACATTCTGGAGGGCATCGAGATTCTCCACCTCGGTGGAGTGGGTCTCATGCCCGGCATCGACGGTCCCGCAACGGTCGATTTCCTTCGCCGTGCGAAGGAAAAGGGCATTATTGTGACCCTTGACCTGCTGCCCACGGGCTCCGCTTCCGACCACGAGGCACTCGATGACTGCCTGCCCTACGTGGACTACATCCTCCCCTCCGACGATGACTCCCTGCTCCTGTCGGGTGCGGACAACTACGCGGATGCTGCTCGCTGGTTCCTTGACCGCGGCGTCAAGACCGCGATCATCACCCTTGGTGCCGAGGGCGTCAGCATCAGCACGAAGGGCGACATCGATCGTCGCTACCCCACCACGAAGGTCGATGTCGTTGACACGACGGGCTGTGGCGACGCATTCGCCTCCGGACTCATCCTCGGCCTCCTCGACGGTGAGCCGGTCGAAGAAGCTGCTCGCCTGGGCATGGCCTGCGGTTCACTCGTCGCCCAGGGGCTGGGCTCCGATGCGGTTCTCGAATCCTACGAACAGGCGAAGGCATTCGCCGATACCCTCCCTCGCGTCTAA
- a CDS encoding PIG-L deacetylase family protein: protein MSELLSALPDRDWSRVLCIVAHPDDMEYGASAAVSHWTSRGIEVIYVLLTAGEAGMAEPPEVIAPLRKREQEAACASVGVSDLRILGHPDGMLVADLKLRKDIAKLVREIRPDAVLTANFDFEAYGGLNQADHRAAGLGVIDGVRDASNPWVFRELGDEGLRAWKTKAILVAGHPEPTHSVTVSQVDVDAAVKSLQSHESYLRHVTGHPVPSEFIPAVLAEGGEASGTEYAVSFKVYNLGGSDSE from the coding sequence ATGTCCGAACTGTTATCTGCTCTTCCCGATCGTGACTGGTCGCGTGTTCTCTGTATCGTTGCCCACCCGGACGACATGGAATATGGGGCATCTGCTGCAGTCAGTCACTGGACTTCGCGCGGCATTGAAGTCATCTATGTGCTACTTACAGCTGGTGAGGCTGGGATGGCAGAACCGCCGGAAGTCATTGCTCCACTCCGTAAGAGAGAACAGGAAGCTGCATGTGCTTCTGTAGGTGTTAGTGATCTCCGCATTCTGGGCCACCCGGATGGAATGCTCGTGGCTGATCTGAAGCTACGCAAAGATATTGCCAAACTAGTTCGAGAGATCAGGCCGGATGCCGTTCTCACTGCGAACTTCGATTTCGAGGCTTACGGAGGATTAAACCAGGCTGATCACCGAGCTGCTGGCTTAGGCGTTATTGATGGTGTCCGGGACGCGAGCAATCCGTGGGTCTTCAGAGAGCTGGGAGATGAGGGGCTGAGGGCATGGAAGACAAAAGCTATTCTTGTCGCTGGTCATCCAGAACCCACCCACTCTGTGACTGTCTCACAGGTCGATGTTGATGCGGCCGTGAAATCGTTGCAGTCTCACGAGTCCTATCTCCGACATGTAACCGGTCATCCGGTCCCATCAGAATTCATTCCGGCAGTACTGGCTGAAGGTGGCGAAGCAAGTGGTACCGAATATGCTGTTTCCTTCAAGGTCTACAATCTCGGCGGATCCGATAGCGAGTAG
- a CDS encoding substrate-binding domain-containing protein, which translates to MAPVQGIYPGLKNSPTVVISRYDNPPANLDTVVSDDVMGARTGCEHLFSVGAERIAYVTKSTSATSRAREQGMNEALTAVGKKLSVRYVESWDTSQFRSIVADREFDGILANNDMTAAQLLRVAHEEGVSVPKQLKIVSYDNTSTARVLYPSLTSIDQPQEAMGKKAISLLRERIADREEAIHALFPPELIVRRSTTATG; encoded by the coding sequence GTGGCTCCCGTCCAAGGAATTTACCCGGGTCTCAAAAATAGTCCCACCGTCGTTATTTCTCGCTACGACAATCCCCCAGCAAACCTAGACACGGTCGTATCCGACGATGTTATGGGGGCACGCACCGGATGTGAACACCTATTTTCTGTTGGCGCTGAACGGATTGCTTACGTCACCAAGTCGACCAGTGCTACCAGCAGGGCTCGCGAGCAGGGAATGAACGAAGCTCTTACGGCAGTCGGCAAGAAACTCTCGGTTCGTTACGTCGAGTCTTGGGACACGAGTCAATTCCGGAGCATTGTTGCTGATCGAGAGTTCGATGGAATTCTTGCCAATAACGACATGACGGCAGCCCAGTTGCTACGCGTTGCCCATGAAGAAGGCGTATCCGTTCCCAAGCAACTGAAGATCGTCAGTTACGACAACACCTCCACGGCGAGGGTGCTGTACCCATCGCTCACCAGCATTGATCAGCCACAGGAGGCCATGGGAAAGAAGGCGATTAGCCTTCTCCGCGAGCGCATCGCCGACCGAGAAGAGGCAATCCATGCGCTCTTCCCGCCAGAACTGATCGTCCGCCGTTCAACGACAGCGACCGGCTAA
- a CDS encoding LacI family DNA-binding transcriptional regulator, with protein MISPPRDFTPTPTNCYVKGTPMRARPTILSVAERAQVSKWLASRAIRGEPGVSEENRTKIFQAMKELNYHPNFGARSLRSSTHTIGIVLNDIGNPHDTQTVEGAEVEANTHDLNVIVSHGANSPTKLVTAVHSMLELKVEGIIVLSSWLPSKEFTRVSKIVPPSLFLATTIPQQT; from the coding sequence ATGATCAGCCCGCCCCGCGACTTCACTCCTACCCCTACGAATTGTTACGTGAAAGGCACACCAATGAGAGCTCGCCCAACTATTCTCTCGGTTGCGGAACGAGCGCAGGTATCAAAGTGGCTCGCTTCTCGCGCGATCCGAGGAGAGCCCGGGGTCTCGGAAGAAAATCGTACGAAGATCTTTCAGGCAATGAAGGAGCTAAACTATCATCCAAACTTCGGGGCGAGATCACTACGTTCCTCTACGCACACAATCGGAATTGTTCTTAACGACATTGGGAATCCGCATGATACTCAGACAGTCGAAGGTGCTGAGGTTGAAGCAAACACTCACGATCTGAATGTGATCGTTTCCCATGGAGCCAACTCCCCGACCAAGCTCGTGACGGCTGTTCATTCCATGCTTGAGCTTAAGGTTGAGGGCATTATTGTTCTCTCGTCGTGGCTCCCGTCCAAGGAATTTACCCGGGTCTCAAAAATAGTCCCACCGTCGTTATTTCTCGCTACGACAATCCCCCAGCAAACCTAG